In the Gossypium arboreum isolate Shixiya-1 chromosome 10, ASM2569848v2, whole genome shotgun sequence genome, one interval contains:
- the LOC108451322 gene encoding uncharacterized protein LOC108451322 produces MTDALATLAFIIKVNKQEDVKPIQISIYEASTHCYYFKKEERDDHPWCYDILQYVRNYEYPKQAIENDKRTLRSLTNENVLDGEVLYKRGKDQVLLRCVNFVEAKKILEEVHEGVCRTHANGFIIARKIMRLEYYWSTMEGDWHGCHQADLAKGFQ; encoded by the exons ATGACTGATGCCTTGGCTACCTTAGCTTTCATTATCAAAGTGAACAAACAAGAGGATGTGAAACCTATCCAGATAAGTATTTATGAGGCTTCGACCCATTGTTACTACTTTAAGAAAGAAGAAagggatgatcacccttggtgCTATGACATATTACAATATGTAAGGAACTATGAATACCCCAAGCAGGCAAtcgagaatgataaaaggacttTAAGAAGTTTGACCAATGAAAATGTCCTAGATGGAGAGGTTCTATacaaaagaggaaaggatcaggtGTTACTGAGATGTGTAAATTTtgttgaggctaagaaaatcctAGAAGAAGTACATGAGGGTGTTTGCagaacacatgctaatggtttcatAATAGCTAGGAAAATCATGAGATTAgaatattattggtccaccatggaaggggatt GGCATGGATGTCATCAGGCCGATCTCGCCAAAGGCTTTCAATAA